Proteins encoded in a region of the Halarcobacter mediterraneus genome:
- the fmt gene encoding methionyl-tRNA formyltransferase, whose product MSKRIVFMGTPDYATKIFERLINSSYKLVALYTQPDKPVGRKQILTAPHVKQFCIDNSLNIPIYQPLTLRKNKDVEKDIKALKPDFIVVAAYGQILPKEILDIAPCINLHASLLPKYRGASPIQESLLNDDIYTGVTSMLMEEGLDSGDILGLEYLKITPTMDVVEAFNKLSDIAANLTITTLDNYEKINPKKQNETEVSFCKKIKKEHGLVSFLNAKKLYLKYKAYSFWPGIFLESGLKLKDVKLVEEKSLNEEGIILQINESSVIIACKKGSIEVKTLQAPSKKAINAVDYLKGKRLTITNKLQ is encoded by the coding sequence ATGTCTAAACGAATTGTATTTATGGGAACACCAGATTATGCAACAAAGATATTTGAGAGACTAATTAACAGCTCTTATAAGCTTGTTGCTCTTTATACTCAACCGGATAAACCTGTTGGAAGAAAGCAAATATTAACTGCACCCCATGTAAAACAATTTTGTATAGATAACTCTTTAAATATTCCTATTTATCAACCTTTAACATTAAGAAAAAACAAGGATGTAGAAAAAGATATTAAAGCTTTAAAACCTGATTTTATAGTAGTTGCAGCTTATGGACAGATTTTGCCAAAAGAGATTTTAGATATTGCACCTTGCATAAATCTTCATGCTTCATTGCTACCTAAATATAGGGGAGCAAGTCCAATTCAAGAATCTTTATTAAATGATGATATATATACAGGTGTCACTTCTATGCTTATGGAAGAAGGACTTGATAGTGGTGATATTTTGGGTTTAGAATATTTAAAAATCACACCTACAATGGATGTAGTAGAAGCTTTTAATAAACTATCTGATATTGCTGCAAATTTAACAATTACAACCTTAGATAACTATGAAAAAATAAATCCTAAAAAACAAAATGAAACAGAGGTTAGTTTTTGTAAAAAAATCAAAAAAGAACATGGCTTAGTAAGTTTTTTAAATGCAAAAAAACTTTACTTAAAATATAAAGCATACTCTTTTTGGCCGGGTATCTTTTTAGAAAGTGGTCTAAAATTAAAAGATGTAAAACTAGTTGAGGAAAAGTCTTTAAATGAAGAAGGTATTATTCTTCAAATAAATGAGTCTTCAGTTATAATAGCTTGTAAAAAAGGTTCTATTGAAGTAAAAACTTTACAAGCTCCATCAAAAAAAGCTATTAATGCTGTTGATTATTTAAAAGGGAAAAGACTTACAATAACTAATAAATTACAATAG
- the rnhA gene encoding ribonuclease HI yields MKEINLYSDGSSLGNPGPGGWGTILDYKGKEKELSGAQDNTTNNQMELKGVIEGLKALKEPCKVTIISDSTYVVKGINEWLEGWIRNNWRNSAKKAVKNLDLWQEYLEVSKKHTIIAKWVKGHAGHSHNERCDILARTEAEKLKGEENE; encoded by the coding sequence TTGAAAGAAATCAATCTTTACAGTGATGGTTCATCATTGGGAAACCCTGGACCAGGTGGTTGGGGTACAATTTTGGACTATAAAGGAAAAGAAAAAGAATTAAGTGGAGCTCAAGATAACACAACAAATAATCAAATGGAATTAAAAGGTGTTATTGAAGGATTAAAAGCTTTAAAGGAACCTTGTAAAGTGACTATAATTTCAGATTCAACTTATGTAGTCAAAGGAATAAATGAGTGGTTAGAAGGTTGGATAAGAAATAACTGGAGAAACTCTGCTAAAAAAGCAGTAAAAAATTTAGATTTATGGCAAGAATATCTTGAAGTTTCTAAAAAACATACTATAATAGCAAAGTGGGTTAAAGGACATGCTGGACATTCTCATAATGAAAGATGTGATATACTTGCACGTACTGAAGCTGAAAAATTAAAAGGAGAAGAAAATGAGTGA
- a CDS encoding tetratricopeptide repeat protein: MDSLVLEYRDPLFGIIIFFILIFTISFITYSFSLYKEKIARKDYRKLLKRFEIGKLKEEDYVHLYKTYNLPFDSIILLASSFVHKGDYNKAISVYLTLLEHVTDRVKKEELLELLGTTYFKGGFMQRAKEIFIKILKFSPRNTQALKYLLIVNEKLKDYKSANEIIDCLDEIGEDIQKDKLFIETLSIINNPIESFELKSKKLDVILKNNPSIQRLIAKYYIENNKKHFWDIIDYFDLKKLIDLLWYLDYKDINLKKVSKNVFLNELYTAKGYLNTAKHSDDFVFDILIALNNHEHKIPATVDFEFICSSCKHVHPIFDNRCPNCHSILTFDIKYHLTKDLIERNQSLQ; this comes from the coding sequence TTGGATAGTTTAGTTTTAGAATATAGAGACCCATTATTTGGTATCATCATATTTTTTATTTTAATTTTCACAATATCTTTCATTACTTATTCTTTTTCTTTATATAAAGAAAAAATTGCAAGAAAAGATTATAGAAAACTTTTAAAAAGATTTGAAATTGGAAAATTGAAAGAAGAAGACTATGTTCATTTATATAAAACATATAACTTACCTTTTGATTCAATAATTCTTTTAGCATCTAGTTTTGTACATAAAGGTGACTATAATAAAGCTATTTCCGTATACCTAACTCTTTTAGAACACGTTACAGATAGAGTAAAAAAAGAAGAATTATTAGAATTATTGGGAACCACTTACTTCAAGGGTGGTTTTATGCAAAGAGCAAAAGAAATTTTTATCAAAATATTAAAATTTTCACCTAGAAATACTCAGGCATTAAAATACTTATTGATAGTGAACGAAAAACTAAAGGACTATAAAAGTGCTAATGAAATAATTGATTGTTTAGATGAGATTGGAGAAGATATCCAAAAAGACAAACTTTTCATTGAAACATTAAGCATAATAAATAATCCTATTGAGTCTTTTGAATTAAAAAGCAAAAAATTAGATGTCATTTTAAAAAATAATCCAAGTATTCAAAGATTGATTGCAAAATATTATATTGAAAATAATAAAAAACATTTTTGGGATATTATTGACTACTTTGATTTAAAAAAACTAATTGATTTATTATGGTATCTAGATTATAAAGATATAAATCTTAAAAAAGTTTCTAAAAATGTTTTTTTAAATGAATTATACACAGCAAAGGGTTATTTAAATACAGCAAAACATAGTGATGACTTTGTCTTTGATATTTTAATTGCTTTAAATAATCATGAGCATAAAATTCCTGCAACTGTTGACTTTGAATTTATTTGCAGCTCGTGTAAACATGTTCATCCTATTTTTGATAATAGATGTCCAAATTGTCATAGCATATTAACATTTGATATAAAATATCATCTTACTAAGGATTTAATTGAAAGAAATCAATCTTTACAGTGA
- a CDS encoding DUF134 domain-containing protein: protein MSSIIQPNYDKISLLKQEVLLMAREKLQRKLELKPVSKYFGPKDIKAKQDVILLHEELEAIHLMDSFCMYQEDAAKKMNVSRATFARIIKSARKKISLALITGSNIKVHEIKNEFHIAVCSNSNTQLEYSDANAEFIWIYFIKDYKLKSSNCIKNPMYKNNEEAACNVLPDVLYDYKANYFLLEDIDYDLKISLIAKGIYPILKEETSEDTIVDIFQ, encoded by the coding sequence ATGTCAAGTATAATTCAACCAAATTATGATAAAATTTCACTACTAAAACAAGAGGTTCTATTAATGGCTAGAGAAAAACTGCAAAGAAAACTTGAATTAAAACCAGTATCAAAGTATTTTGGTCCTAAAGATATTAAAGCAAAACAAGATGTAATTTTGCTCCATGAAGAATTAGAAGCTATACATTTAATGGATTCTTTCTGTATGTACCAAGAAGACGCTGCAAAAAAAATGAATGTTTCCAGAGCAACATTTGCAAGAATAATAAAAAGTGCAAGAAAAAAAATATCTTTAGCTTTAATAACTGGAAGTAATATAAAAGTTCATGAAATAAAAAATGAATTTCACATTGCAGTATGTTCAAATAGTAATACTCAATTAGAATACTCAGATGCAAATGCAGAATTTATTTGGATTTATTTTATAAAAGACTATAAACTAAAATCTTCTAATTGTATAAAAAACCCTATGTATAAAAATAATGAAGAAGCTGCATGTAATGTGCTACCTGATGTTTTATATGATTATAAAGCAAATTATTTCTTACTTGAAGACATTGATTATGATTTAAAAATTTCTTTAATAGCAAAAGGAATATATCCGATATTAAAAGAAGAAACTAGTGAAGATACAATTGTTGATATTTTTCAATAA
- the rplU gene encoding 50S ribosomal protein L21, protein MYAIIKCGGKQYKVTEGDVLDIDYTGKAAKETLEITDVLAINDGELKTGDAVSSAKVEAEVILDGTGVNRAKKVIIYKKRRRKDSKLKRGFRRSFTKVRITKIAA, encoded by the coding sequence ATGTACGCAATTATTAAGTGTGGTGGTAAACAGTATAAAGTAACAGAAGGTGATGTTTTAGACATCGATTATACTGGAAAAGCTGCTAAAGAAACTCTTGAAATCACTGATGTTTTAGCTATAAATGATGGTGAATTAAAAACTGGTGATGCTGTTTCTTCTGCAAAAGTTGAAGCAGAAGTTATTTTAGATGGAACAGGTGTAAATAGAGCTAAAAAAGTTATCATTTACAAAAAAAGAAGAAGAAAAGATTCTAAATTAAAAAGAGGTTTCAGAAGAAGCTTCACAAAAGTTAGAATTACTAAAATCGCTGCATAA
- a CDS encoding Rid family detoxifying hydrolase has product MEKINSDKLPQAIGPYSQAIKANGLIYTSGQVPLTSDGEMVEKDIKIQTRQVFENLKNLLDDAQSAMDRVIKITIYLENINDFGVVNVICSEVFGEHKPVRTTISAKGLPMNSMIVIDAIAEPYDYY; this is encoded by the coding sequence ATGGAAAAAATAAATTCTGATAAATTACCTCAAGCAATAGGTCCATATTCTCAAGCAATAAAAGCAAATGGATTAATTTATACTTCAGGACAAGTTCCTTTAACTTCAGATGGAGAGATGGTTGAAAAGGATATTAAAATTCAAACAAGGCAAGTTTTTGAAAATTTGAAAAATTTACTTGATGATGCACAAAGTGCTATGGATAGAGTTATAAAAATTACAATTTATTTAGAAAATATTAACGATTTTGGTGTTGTAAATGTTATTTGTTCAGAAGTTTTTGGTGAACATAAGCCAGTTAGAACAACTATTTCTGCAAAAGGTTTGCCTATGAATTCAATGATTGTTATTGATGCTATTGCTGAACCTTATGATTATTATTAG
- the rnc gene encoding ribonuclease III, whose protein sequence is MSDYSKLEKCLDYQFKNKDLIIEALTHKSYKKPYNNERLEFLGDAVLNLIVGEYLFKKFPKSNEGELSKIRASLVNETGFTKLAKQIKLGDYIFISNAEERNKGRNKASILSDAFEAIMGAIYLESGLEALKPIILKLLEISYDKINLDVLFSDYKTALQEVTQAQFGSIPEYKIEGSYGPDHKKEFEISIWIDGVSYGKAIGKSKKLAQQAVAKIAIDKLKNEKN, encoded by the coding sequence ATGAGTGATTACTCAAAATTAGAGAAGTGTTTGGATTATCAGTTTAAAAACAAAGATCTGATAATCGAAGCACTTACACATAAAAGTTATAAAAAACCATATAATAATGAAAGATTAGAATTTTTGGGGGATGCTGTGCTAAATTTAATAGTAGGTGAATACCTTTTTAAAAAATTTCCTAAATCAAATGAAGGAGAACTTTCTAAAATAAGGGCAAGCTTAGTTAATGAAACAGGGTTTACTAAACTTGCTAAACAAATAAAATTAGGTGATTATATTTTTATTTCAAATGCTGAAGAAAGAAATAAAGGAAGAAATAAAGCTTCTATTCTTTCAGATGCCTTTGAAGCTATTATGGGAGCTATTTATTTAGAGTCTGGATTAGAAGCCTTAAAACCTATTATATTAAAACTGCTTGAAATTTCTTATGATAAAATTAATCTTGATGTTTTATTTAGTGACTATAAAACAGCCTTACAAGAGGTTACTCAAGCCCAATTTGGTAGTATTCCTGAATATAAGATTGAAGGTTCATATGGTCCTGACCATAAAAAAGAGTTTGAAATTTCAATTTGGATAGATGGTGTATCTTATGGTAAAGCTATTGGGAAAAGCAAAAAACTCGCACAACAAGCAGTAGCAAAAATAGCAATTGATAAACTAAAAAATGAAAAAAACTAA
- the rpmA gene encoding 50S ribosomal protein L27 codes for MAHKKGQGSTQNNRDSAGRRLGVKKFGGETVRAGNIIIRQRGTKVHCGENVGIGKDHTIYALIDGVVKFDVKSKTRKKVSVYAS; via the coding sequence ATGGCTCATAAGAAAGGTCAAGGAAGTACTCAAAATAATAGAGATTCAGCTGGTAGAAGACTTGGTGTTAAAAAATTTGGTGGAGAAACAGTAAGAGCTGGTAACATCATAATTAGACAAAGAGGTACAAAAGTACACTGTGGAGAAAATGTAGGAATCGGAAAAGATCATACAATTTATGCACTAATTGATGGTGTTGTTAAATTTGATGTGAAAAGTAAAACAAGAAAAAAAGTTTCTGTATACGCTTCATAA
- a CDS encoding biotin--[acetyl-CoA-carboxylase] ligase yields MEIVYLDKIDSTHTYLKNMIKKNEYLSPICICADLQTNGIGSRGNSWQGKKGNLFFSFVLNKEQLPKDLALQSASIYFSFMLKEVFLSQGSKLWLKWPNDFYIEDKKIGGTITTVSNNYVFCGIGINLNTVNNEFGKLDIEVDKKYILKLYFESLKKNKSWKEIFNSFRVEFHKSKKYKATIENKKVSLENAILNIDGSINIDNKKVFSLR; encoded by the coding sequence ATGGAAATTGTATATTTAGATAAGATTGACTCAACTCACACATATTTAAAAAATATGATTAAAAAAAATGAATACCTTTCTCCCATATGTATTTGTGCTGATTTGCAAACAAATGGCATTGGGAGTAGAGGCAACTCTTGGCAAGGGAAAAAAGGAAATCTTTTTTTTTCTTTTGTTTTAAATAAAGAACAATTACCAAAGGACTTGGCTCTTCAAAGTGCTTCAATATATTTTTCTTTTATGTTAAAAGAAGTTTTTCTTTCACAGGGGTCAAAACTTTGGTTAAAATGGCCAAATGATTTCTATATTGAAGATAAAAAAATAGGTGGAACAATAACTACTGTAAGCAATAATTATGTTTTTTGTGGAATAGGAATTAATTTAAATACTGTAAATAATGAATTTGGAAAGCTAGACATTGAAGTAGATAAAAAGTATATCTTAAAGTTATATTTTGAAAGTTTAAAAAAAAATAAATCTTGGAAGGAAATTTTTAACTCTTTTAGGGTAGAATTCCATAAGAGTAAAAAATACAAAGCTACAATTGAAAATAAAAAAGTTTCTTTAGAAAATGCAATACTAAATATTGATGGTTCTATAAATATAGATAATAAAAAGGTTTTTAGTTTAAGATGA
- the proB gene encoding glutamate 5-kinase codes for MIKEDKILLTNKRIVIKVGSAVLREGNTLAIERLNNLVDLIATLKKEKNTQVILVSSGAVAAGNIALKLDKTQVLNRQALAAIGQPLLMKYYKKRFKEHGFRCAQMLLVEEDFDSRKRSKNAKGVMEILLTNDIIPILNENDVIANKELLFGDNDQLAAHAAYFFDADLLTILSDVDGLYDSNPHENPNAKMRKIVNNIEDDELEMKHTPNSEFATGGIVTKLKAANFLLKRNKMMYLSSGFDLTNAYDFLVHENHNSGTLFKK; via the coding sequence ATGATAAAAGAAGATAAAATTCTACTTACAAATAAAAGAATAGTAATAAAAGTAGGTAGTGCTGTTTTAAGAGAAGGAAATACTTTAGCTATAGAAAGGCTAAATAATTTAGTAGATTTAATAGCAACATTAAAAAAGGAAAAAAATACACAAGTTATTTTAGTGTCTTCTGGTGCCGTTGCGGCAGGTAATATTGCATTAAAATTAGATAAAACACAAGTACTAAATAGACAAGCACTTGCTGCTATAGGGCAACCTTTATTGATGAAATATTATAAAAAAAGATTTAAAGAACATGGTTTTAGATGTGCACAGATGCTCCTTGTAGAAGAAGATTTTGATTCAAGGAAAAGATCGAAAAATGCAAAGGGTGTTATGGAAATTCTTTTAACTAATGATATTATTCCTATTTTAAATGAAAATGATGTTATTGCAAATAAAGAATTACTTTTTGGAGATAATGATCAACTAGCAGCACATGCAGCTTATTTTTTTGATGCAGATCTTTTAACTATTCTTTCTGATGTTGATGGTTTATATGATTCAAATCCACATGAAAATCCAAATGCTAAAATGAGAAAGATTGTAAATAATATTGAAGATGATGAATTAGAAATGAAGCATACTCCTAATTCAGAATTTGCAACAGGTGGAATTGTTACAAAATTAAAAGCTGCAAACTTTTTACTAAAAAGAAATAAAATGATGTACTTATCATCAGGCTTTGATCTAACAAATGCTTATGATTTTTTAGTTCATGAAAATCATAATAGTGGAACACTATTTAAAAAATAA
- the obgE gene encoding GTPase ObgE: protein MFIDSVKFTVSSGKGGQGCSSFRREKFVIKGGPDGGDGGKGGDVVFLVDSNTDTLSWYKGRKVLKADNGKQGEGGRRTGKSAQPLVLVVPPGTQVIDSETNEVLLDLLEEGQKEVFLEGGKGGLGNTHFKNSRNQRPTYSQPGLPGEIKEIRLELKLIADVGLVGYPNVGKSTLISTASNASPEIANYEFTTLTPKLGVVEVGDYNSFVMADIPGIIDGASDGKGLGIEFLKHIERTKTLLFMIDIANYRTTKEQYDVLKEEVKKFSKELSGRNFAIALTKTDAYYGEDIEKDIKEFITELGLEVSNENSYGFDKSLPYFVQDLTYSKFDKTKPFFILPISSVTHLNTESIRFALYELIGQNK, encoded by the coding sequence GTGTTTATAGATAGTGTAAAATTCACTGTATCATCAGGAAAAGGTGGACAAGGTTGCTCTTCTTTTAGAAGAGAAAAGTTTGTTATAAAAGGTGGTCCAGATGGTGGAGATGGTGGAAAAGGTGGAGATGTAGTCTTTTTAGTAGATAGTAATACAGATACTTTGTCTTGGTATAAAGGAAGAAAAGTCTTAAAAGCCGATAATGGTAAGCAAGGTGAAGGTGGTAGAAGAACTGGAAAGTCTGCACAACCCTTAGTACTAGTTGTACCTCCAGGAACACAAGTAATAGATAGTGAAACAAATGAAGTATTATTGGACCTTTTGGAAGAAGGACAAAAAGAAGTTTTCCTTGAAGGTGGAAAAGGTGGACTAGGTAATACTCACTTTAAAAACTCAAGAAATCAAAGACCTACTTATTCTCAACCTGGATTACCAGGAGAAATAAAAGAAATTAGACTTGAATTAAAATTAATAGCTGATGTTGGATTAGTAGGATATCCAAATGTGGGGAAATCAACTCTTATTTCAACGGCATCAAATGCAAGTCCAGAAATTGCAAATTATGAATTTACAACTTTAACACCTAAATTAGGAGTTGTTGAAGTAGGTGATTACAATTCATTTGTTATGGCAGATATTCCAGGAATTATAGATGGGGCAAGTGATGGTAAAGGTTTAGGAATAGAGTTCCTAAAACATATTGAAAGAACAAAAACTTTATTATTTATGATTGATATTGCAAACTATAGAACAACAAAAGAACAGTATGATGTGTTAAAAGAAGAAGTTAAAAAGTTTTCAAAAGAACTTAGTGGAAGAAATTTTGCTATAGCACTAACAAAAACTGATGCTTATTATGGAGAAGATATAGAAAAAGATATTAAAGAGTTTATTACTGAACTTGGATTAGAGGTTTCAAATGAAAATTCATATGGCTTTGATAAATCTTTACCTTACTTTGTTCAAGACTTAACTTATTCAAAATTCGATAAAACAAAACCTTTTTTTATTTTACCAATATCATCAGTAACTCATTTAAATACTGAATCAATTAGATTTGCACTTTATGAATTAATAGGACAAAATAAATAA
- the aroC gene encoding chorismate synthase → MNSFGNKFKFTSFGESHGKGLGCIVDGVPAGITIDESFIQEEMDRRKPGQNIYATSRKEADKVEFLSGVFEGKTTGTPIAMVIFNENQKSRDYTNVKDLFRPGHADFTYFEKYGIRDYRGGGRSSARETSARVAAGAIAKLLLKELNIEVLSGICEIDGIKSSNTNFNFAKTSEIYALDENKEEFQKEAIIKAKKEHNSVGGVAFVKVKNAPVGLGEPIYQRLDAQIASAMMGINAVKAVEIGDGIEASSKKGDENNDQMRAEGFKTNHSGGILGGISTGADIDVKVYFKPTPSIFIKQETIDINKNEVDCELKGRHDPCVAIRGSIVAESMLALVIADMVLLNMSSKIENIKKVYN, encoded by the coding sequence TTGAATAGCTTTGGAAATAAATTTAAATTTACAAGTTTTGGAGAAAGCCATGGTAAAGGTTTAGGTTGTATAGTTGATGGTGTTCCTGCAGGGATTACTATTGATGAATCTTTTATTCAAGAGGAAATGGATAGAAGAAAACCTGGACAAAATATCTATGCAACATCAAGAAAAGAAGCAGATAAAGTAGAATTTTTAAGTGGTGTTTTTGAAGGGAAAACAACAGGGACTCCAATAGCAATGGTTATTTTTAATGAAAATCAAAAAAGTCGTGATTATACAAATGTAAAAGATTTATTTAGACCAGGACATGCCGATTTTACTTATTTTGAAAAATATGGAATTAGAGACTATAGAGGTGGAGGAAGAAGTTCCGCCAGAGAAACATCTGCAAGAGTTGCAGCTGGAGCAATTGCAAAACTTCTACTAAAAGAACTAAACATTGAAGTTCTAAGTGGTATTTGTGAAATTGATGGTATTAAATCTTCAAATACAAATTTCAATTTTGCAAAAACTTCTGAAATATATGCTCTTGATGAAAATAAAGAAGAGTTTCAAAAAGAAGCAATCATTAAAGCAAAAAAAGAACATAATTCAGTAGGTGGTGTTGCTTTTGTAAAAGTTAAAAATGCACCTGTAGGATTAGGAGAACCAATCTACCAAAGACTTGATGCTCAAATTGCAAGTGCAATGATGGGAATAAATGCAGTTAAAGCTGTTGAGATTGGAGATGGAATAGAGGCAAGTTCTAAAAAAGGTGATGAAAATAATGACCAAATGAGAGCTGAAGGATTTAAAACAAATCATAGTGGAGGAATTCTTGGAGGAATCAGTACAGGTGCTGATATTGATGTAAAAGTTTATTTTAAACCAACACCATCAATTTTTATAAAACAAGAAACAATAGATATTAATAAAAATGAGGTTGATTGTGAGCTAAAAGGAAGACACGACCCTTGTGTAGCTATTAGAGGAAGTATTGTTGCAGAATCGATGTTAGCATTAGTTATTGCAGATATGGTTTTATTAAATATGAGTAGTAAAATTGAAAATATAAAAAAAGTTTATAACTAG
- the dnaG gene encoding DNA primase, protein MITKESIENLKNHLDIVDVVSQFLELKKSGANFKACCPFHGEDTPSFVVSPAKQIYHCFGCGAGGDSIKFVMEYEKLSYPEALEKLASMYNVSLAYDNKNQKKQDTKVLEAANKFYQKLFVNNSKAKEYIKSRGISEFSIEKFEIGYAPSSSDTINYLKNNHFNLAEAKDLGLIDTGTNGLYSRFIERITFPIYSISSKIVGFGGRTISGHNAKYINSPQTKIFNKSKLLYGYNLAKENIYKKNQLIVTEGYLDVIMLHQAGFNTAVATLGTALTKEHLPLLRRGEPKVIVAYDGDKPGLNAAFKASVLLSQSEFEGGVVIFSEGKDPADMVKEGQVEELNKIFSIPTTFIIYSIDYIISKYNINDPGQKQKALLEANDYLKTLNELYQDEYKRYLAQKLNIRENLVKVSSDKVRRNDVNLTKIDIAELCIIKSILEKPERLNMTLDLVDSSMFEYHQNEFQSLLSDKGNPILNGILLNDKLEVYEDDRLKSELLILLLKFYTNELRKVQYNKELPFREKANLLRKIKDNIYQLKQGKLVSYNL, encoded by the coding sequence ATGATTACAAAAGAATCCATAGAGAATTTAAAAAACCACTTAGATATAGTAGATGTAGTATCTCAATTTTTAGAACTAAAAAAAAGTGGTGCAAACTTTAAGGCTTGTTGCCCTTTTCATGGTGAAGATACACCTTCTTTTGTAGTAAGTCCTGCAAAACAGATATATCATTGTTTTGGTTGTGGAGCAGGGGGTGATTCTATAAAATTTGTTATGGAATATGAAAAACTATCTTATCCTGAAGCCTTAGAAAAACTTGCTTCAATGTATAACGTTTCTTTAGCCTATGACAATAAAAATCAAAAAAAACAAGATACAAAAGTATTAGAAGCTGCAAATAAGTTTTATCAAAAACTTTTTGTGAATAATAGTAAAGCAAAAGAGTATATAAAAAGTAGAGGAATATCTGAGTTCTCTATTGAAAAGTTTGAAATTGGATATGCACCTTCTTCAAGTGACACTATAAATTATTTAAAAAACAATCACTTTAATTTGGCTGAGGCAAAAGATTTAGGTTTAATAGATACTGGGACAAATGGATTATATTCAAGATTTATTGAAAGAATAACTTTCCCTATTTATTCAATAAGCAGTAAGATTGTTGGGTTTGGTGGAAGAACTATATCTGGACATAATGCTAAATATATAAATTCTCCTCAGACAAAGATCTTTAATAAATCCAAACTATTATATGGTTATAACTTAGCAAAAGAAAATATTTATAAAAAAAATCAACTAATTGTTACAGAAGGTTATTTAGATGTAATTATGCTACATCAAGCAGGTTTTAATACTGCAGTTGCAACTTTAGGTACAGCTTTGACAAAGGAGCATCTACCTTTATTGAGAAGAGGAGAACCGAAAGTTATAGTAGCATACGATGGAGATAAACCTGGACTAAATGCAGCTTTTAAAGCTTCAGTACTGTTATCTCAAAGTGAATTTGAAGGTGGCGTTGTTATTTTTTCAGAAGGGAAAGATCCTGCTGATATGGTAAAAGAAGGGCAAGTTGAAGAATTAAATAAGATATTCTCAATACCCACTACTTTTATTATATACTCAATAGATTATATCATTTCAAAATATAATATTAATGATCCAGGACAAAAACAAAAAGCTTTATTAGAAGCAAATGATTATTTAAAAACTTTAAATGAATTATATCAAGATGAGTACAAGAGATATTTAGCCCAAAAATTAAATATAAGAGAAAATTTAGTTAAAGTCAGTTCAGACAAAGTACGTAGAAATGATGTTAATCTTACAAAAATCGATATTGCAGAATTATGTATTATAAAATCAATTTTAGAAAAACCTGAAAGATTAAATATGACTTTAGACCTTGTAGATTCCTCAATGTTTGAATATCATCAAAATGAGTTTCAATCTTTGTTAAGTGACAAAGGTAATCCAATTTTAAATGGAATATTATTAAATGATAAATTAGAAGTTTATGAAGATGATAGGTTAAAATCAGAATTATTAATTCTTCTTTTAAAATTTTACACAAATGAGTTAAGAAAAGTTCAGTATAACAAAGAACTTCCATTTCGTGAGAAAGCAAATTTACTTAGAAAAATTAAAGATAATATCTATCAATTAAAGCAAGGAAAATTAGTAAGTTATAATCTTTAA